The following proteins come from a genomic window of Methanothermobacter sp.:
- the rrp4 gene encoding exosome complex RNA-binding protein Rrp4, whose protein sequence is MILVKDKDIVVPGEILAKNDYYPGRGTFKENNKICSSHVGLVSIRNKQISVIPLVSKYIPKRGDVVIGEITDIRFSMWGLDINSPYSGFLPASEVFGKEKRGLENIFNIGDVLFLKVVDVDEVKKVKLGLKGRGLGKFKGGVLVYITPSKVPRLIGKRGSMINMIKEKTRCDIVVGQNGVVWVKGDPEMEKVARKVIMMIDREAHTSGLTDRVRDTLIELIKSEKGNEKVKG, encoded by the coding sequence TTGATACTAGTAAAGGACAAAGACATAGTAGTACCAGGCGAAATATTAGCCAAGAATGACTACTACCCTGGCAGAGGAACATTTAAAGAGAACAATAAAATATGTTCATCCCACGTAGGCCTAGTATCCATAAGAAACAAACAAATAAGCGTCATACCCCTCGTAAGTAAATATATTCCAAAAAGGGGAGATGTCGTCATAGGCGAAATAACTGATATAAGATTTTCAATGTGGGGATTAGATATAAATTCCCCATACTCAGGCTTCTTACCAGCCTCAGAAGTTTTTGGAAAAGAAAAAAGGGGCCTTGAGAACATATTCAATATTGGCGACGTCCTCTTTTTAAAAGTAGTTGATGTTGACGAGGTTAAAAAGGTTAAACTAGGCCTAAAAGGCAGAGGGCTTGGAAAATTCAAAGGAGGAGTCCTAGTCTATATAACACCTAGCAAGGTCCCACGTCTAATCGGTAAAAGAGGATCCATGATAAACATGATAAAAGAGAAAACACGCTGCGATATCGTAGTAGGACAAAACGGAGTAGTATGGGTTAAAGGAGACCCTGAAATGGAGAAAGTGGCCCGAAAAGTCATAATGATGATTGATAGGGAGGCTCACACATCCGGGCTCACTGATAGGGTGAGAGACACCCTCATAGAACTTATAAAATCTGAAAAAGGAAATGAGAAGGTTAAGGGGTGA
- a CDS encoding ribosome assembly factor SBDS encodes MVSLEDAVIARLESHGERFEILVDPDLAAEFRKDESKVNIEDILAVQEVFKDARKGDKASEETMRKLFESDDPLEVAKIILKKGSIQLTAEQRRQMIKDKQKKIINKIAREAINPQTGLPHPPKRIEKAMKEAKVHVDPFKTVDEQVNIILKAIRTKIPIKFEKVKVAIKIPGETAGPAYGIISNFGKILEEEWQKDGSWIAIVEIPGGLQDSFYQKMSEITGGQVETKLLK; translated from the coding sequence ATGGTAAGCCTCGAAGATGCTGTTATAGCCCGCTTGGAGTCCCATGGGGAAAGATTCGAAATACTCGTAGACCCTGACCTAGCCGCTGAATTCAGAAAAGACGAATCAAAGGTCAATATAGAGGATATACTAGCAGTCCAAGAAGTGTTCAAGGACGCCAGGAAGGGGGATAAAGCATCCGAGGAAACCATGCGCAAACTTTTTGAAAGTGACGATCCACTCGAAGTCGCCAAGATAATACTCAAAAAAGGGAGCATACAACTCACAGCAGAACAGCGAAGACAGATGATAAAGGACAAACAGAAGAAAATCATTAACAAGATAGCCAGAGAAGCTATAAACCCACAGACAGGTCTCCCACACCCACCAAAGAGGATAGAAAAGGCCATGAAAGAGGCTAAGGTCCATGTTGACCCCTTCAAGACAGTGGATGAACAAGTTAACATAATCCTAAAGGCTATTCGCACTAAGATACCCATAAAATTTGAGAAGGTTAAAGTAGCCATTAAGATCCCCGGCGAAACCGCCGGCCCAGCTTATGGTATCATCTCAAATTTTGGTAAAATACTTGAAGAAGAATGGCAGAAAGACGGCTCATGGATAGCCATCGTGGAAATACCCGGAGGACTCCAGGACAGCTTTTACCAGAAAATGAGTGAAATAACAGGCGGCCAAGTCGAAACAAAACTCCTCAAATAA
- the psmA gene encoding archaeal proteasome endopeptidase complex subunit alpha, which translates to MQPLQSAGYDRAITVFSPDGRLFQVEYAREAVKRGTTSLGVKSKDGVVLAVDKRPTSKLVEPKSIEKIFQIDEHIGAATSGLVADARAIIEKARLEAQINRITYNEPIRVESLAKKICDMKQLYTQHGGVRPFGTALIIGGVDGKGCRLFETDPSGALIEYKATAIGAGRPIAMEEFEKKYHDDLNLEEAINLALDAIYEATEGKTTPESVEIAIIDAKDRKYRKLPDDEIKDHVEELLIRKEKEEEE; encoded by the coding sequence ATGCAACCACTTCAAAGCGCAGGATATGATCGGGCCATAACAGTTTTCAGCCCTGATGGTAGGCTATTCCAGGTGGAATATGCGAGGGAGGCTGTTAAAAGAGGCACAACATCACTAGGTGTTAAATCAAAAGATGGTGTAGTGTTAGCGGTTGATAAAAGACCCACAAGTAAACTCGTAGAACCGAAATCAATAGAGAAGATATTCCAAATTGACGAGCATATAGGCGCGGCTACCTCAGGTTTAGTGGCTGATGCAAGGGCTATAATAGAAAAGGCCAGATTAGAAGCTCAGATAAATAGGATAACATACAATGAGCCCATAAGAGTGGAGAGCCTAGCTAAGAAGATATGTGACATGAAACAACTCTACACCCAACACGGTGGTGTGAGACCATTCGGAACAGCCCTAATCATAGGGGGAGTCGATGGAAAGGGATGCAGACTCTTCGAAACAGACCCCAGCGGGGCCCTAATAGAATATAAGGCAACAGCAATAGGAGCCGGAAGACCAATAGCAATGGAAGAATTCGAGAAGAAATACCACGACGATCTAAACCTAGAGGAAGCTATCAACCTAGCCTTGGATGCAATATACGAGGCAACAGAAGGTAAAACCACACCCGAGAGTGTTGAAATCGCAATAATCGATGCAAAAGATAGAAAATATAGGAAACTACCAGATGATGAGATAAAAGACCATGTTGAAGAACTCCTGATAAGGAAGGAAAAGGAGGAAGAGGAGTAA
- a CDS encoding Rpp14/Pop5 family protein: MRLKILPSSLREPQRYLAVEIISEKPLEKNDIVSIIWNACLRLHGECETSKFKLWLIKTWTPLKDGENYKQKCIIRCKRGEEEKVRAALSSTYQHDNKRVALHTIGISGTIRSATQKFIKLK; the protein is encoded by the coding sequence ATGAGATTAAAGATCCTCCCCTCAAGTTTAAGAGAACCCCAAAGATACCTTGCAGTTGAAATCATAAGCGAAAAACCACTAGAAAAAAATGATATAGTATCCATAATATGGAATGCATGTCTCAGATTACATGGAGAATGTGAAACAAGCAAATTCAAACTATGGCTTATAAAGACATGGACGCCCCTAAAAGATGGTGAAAACTACAAACAGAAGTGTATAATAAGATGTAAGCGTGGAGAAGAAGAAAAAGTGAGGGCCGCACTATCTTCCACATATCAACATGACAATAAAAGGGTGGCTCTTCACACCATTGGAATCTCGGGTACAATACGCTCAGCAACACAAAAGTTTATTAAACTTAAATAA
- a CDS encoding RNase P subunit p30 family protein, whose translation MKFYDLHIQGENFQEDQKLLKEAQRLGYSGAAITYSDKSYKESKETLKRLEDDFQDFEIIKAVNINAETPRQLKRKVDKFRKTADIIIVEGGNPKINRAACENIRVDILSRPYQNRRDPGINHVHARAAAENNVAIELNIKDIITSYLKVRTRLFEYYRDIIKLHRKFHFPIVITSSATSTYDLRTPKDTIALFKCINMKENEIIDALSTIPRSIIEFNRQRDSMIILGAKIIK comes from the coding sequence ATGAAATTTTATGACCTCCACATCCAAGGAGAAAACTTCCAAGAAGACCAGAAATTACTCAAAGAAGCCCAAAGACTAGGTTATAGTGGAGCAGCCATCACATACTCGGACAAATCCTACAAAGAGTCCAAAGAGACGCTCAAAAGGTTAGAGGATGATTTTCAGGATTTTGAGATCATAAAAGCTGTTAATATAAATGCGGAAACTCCAAGGCAATTAAAGAGGAAAGTGGACAAATTCAGAAAAACAGCAGACATCATCATAGTAGAAGGGGGAAACCCAAAGATCAACAGAGCAGCTTGTGAGAACATCAGAGTCGACATCCTATCAAGACCTTACCAAAACAGGAGAGACCCAGGGATAAACCATGTACATGCAAGGGCCGCGGCAGAAAACAATGTAGCAATAGAATTAAACATCAAGGACATTATAACCTCATATTTAAAAGTGCGCACCAGACTATTCGAATACTACAGGGATATAATCAAACTTCACAGAAAATTCCACTTCCCAATTGTGATAACCAGCAGCGCAACATCAACCTATGATCTCAGAACACCAAAGGACACGATAGCCCTTTTTAAATGTATCAACATGAAAGAAAACGAGATCATAGATGCACTATCAACAATTCCAAGATCAATCATAGAATTTAACAGACAAAGGGATTCCATGATAATCCTAGGAGCAAAAATAATCAAATAG
- a CDS encoding RNA-binding domain-containing protein, translated as MIHNISYRVMVHGTEDEEKVIKALKKILPTASPQKEKLEGHHGNPLTLLKGKITDKKTIKDFTERIKPILGKLDIERHVDEAGNLFLRLDKQGAYNGEWKLVKHGDSIHLKLKIEAYPARREVAIKNIKKLIT; from the coding sequence ATGATACATAACATATCCTATAGGGTAATGGTCCATGGAACAGAAGACGAAGAAAAAGTCATCAAAGCATTAAAGAAAATACTACCCACAGCATCCCCCCAAAAAGAAAAACTAGAAGGACACCATGGAAACCCACTAACACTCCTCAAAGGCAAAATAACAGACAAAAAAACAATAAAAGATTTCACAGAGAGGATAAAACCCATACTAGGAAAATTAGACATTGAAAGGCATGTTGACGAAGCAGGCAACCTATTCCTAAGATTGGACAAACAAGGAGCATATAATGGGGAATGGAAACTAGTAAAACATGGAGATTCAATCCATTTAAAACTTAAAATAGAAGCTTATCCAGCCCGTCGAGAAGTGGCTATAAAAAACATCAAGAAACTAATCACATGA
- a CDS encoding 50S ribosomal protein L15e → MYKYIRKAWKTPNESYVRELMWERVPKWRRQKAIQRIEKPTRLDRARSLGYKAKKGFIIVRTRVRRGSMRKSRFKGGRRPKRMGVRKITTKKSLKRIAEERVARKYPNLEVLNSYWVWEDGKYKYYEIILVDPHHPNIKNDPRINWIREQKGRAFRGLTSEGKKNRGLRNKGKGAEKVR, encoded by the coding sequence ATGTACAAGTATATTAGGAAAGCATGGAAAACCCCAAATGAATCATATGTAAGGGAACTCATGTGGGAAAGAGTCCCTAAATGGAGAAGGCAAAAGGCGATCCAGAGAATAGAAAAACCAACCAGACTCGACCGTGCAAGATCCCTCGGTTACAAGGCAAAAAAAGGATTCATAATCGTGAGGACGCGGGTAAGGCGCGGGAGCATGAGAAAAAGCCGATTCAAAGGCGGTAGACGACCCAAAAGGATGGGCGTCAGGAAGATAACAACAAAAAAGAGCCTCAAAAGGATAGCAGAAGAAAGAGTAGCCCGCAAATACCCCAACCTAGAAGTCCTCAACTCATACTGGGTATGGGAAGACGGAAAATACAAATACTACGAAATAATATTAGTCGACCCACACCACCCCAACATAAAAAACGACCCCAGGATAAACTGGATCCGCGAACAAAAAGGAAGAGCATTCAGAGGCCTTACAAGTGAAGGTAAAAAGAACAGAGGCCTTAGAAACAAGGGAAAAGGTGCTGAAAAGGTAAGATGA
- a CDS encoding carboxymuconolactone decarboxylase family protein has protein sequence MKEDIFYGKGVAYAKKDYPEIYKALVELNEAVYTGKVLDYKTQKLIALGITAAKSDDRAVKKQIESAIKEFGVTKDEIVDVLRVVLLTSGNPPFTKAMKILYEVLEE, from the coding sequence ATGAAAGAAGATATATTCTATGGTAAGGGAGTAGCTTATGCCAAGAAAGATTACCCAGAAATCTACAAGGCCCTAGTCGAATTAAACGAAGCAGTATACACAGGAAAAGTACTAGATTATAAGACGCAGAAACTAATAGCCCTCGGCATAACAGCAGCAAAATCCGATGACAGAGCAGTTAAAAAACAGATAGAAAGTGCCATAAAAGAATTCGGCGTCACAAAGGATGAAATAGTAGACGTCCTAAGGGTAGTGCTCCTAACATCAGGAAACCCACCATTCACAAAGGCAATGAAAATACTCTACGAAGTACTCGAAGAATAA
- a CDS encoding SPFH domain-containing protein yields the protein MDLLSIIIVLVLLVLAYKSIKILRPYEKGVVERLGKYQRTVESGLVMIIPFIESIKKVDMREQVVDVPPQEVITKDNTVVVVDCVIFYEVVDPFNAVYNVVDFYQAVTKLAQTNLRNIIGDLELDETLTSREMINAQLRKVLDEATDRWGTRVVRVEIQRIEPPKDIVEAMSKQMKAERMKRAAILEAEGYKQSEIKKAEGDKQAAILEAEGKAEAIKKVADAEKYKEVALAEGQAKAILTIFKSMHEGKPTNDIIALKYLEALEKIADGQATKILLPIETAGILGSIAGISELFKETEKTHSTEEKNK from the coding sequence ATGGATCTTCTAAGCATAATAATAGTATTAGTGCTCCTTGTATTAGCATATAAGAGCATAAAAATCTTAAGACCCTATGAAAAGGGTGTTGTCGAAAGACTCGGTAAATATCAGCGGACAGTTGAAAGCGGACTCGTCATGATAATACCCTTCATTGAAAGCATAAAAAAAGTTGACATGCGAGAACAAGTCGTTGACGTACCACCACAAGAAGTTATAACAAAAGATAATACAGTAGTAGTGGTTGACTGCGTAATATTCTATGAGGTTGTCGACCCATTCAACGCAGTATACAACGTAGTTGACTTCTACCAAGCAGTAACGAAACTCGCCCAAACAAACCTCAGAAACATAATAGGCGACCTAGAATTAGATGAAACATTAACATCTAGAGAAATGATAAACGCCCAACTAAGAAAAGTATTAGATGAAGCAACCGACAGATGGGGTACAAGAGTAGTCCGCGTGGAAATACAACGAATAGAACCCCCAAAAGACATCGTAGAAGCCATGTCAAAACAGATGAAAGCAGAGAGGATGAAAAGAGCAGCCATACTAGAAGCGGAAGGGTACAAACAATCAGAGATCAAAAAAGCCGAAGGAGACAAACAAGCAGCCATACTAGAAGCTGAAGGTAAAGCAGAGGCCATAAAAAAAGTCGCTGACGCTGAAAAATACAAGGAAGTGGCCCTGGCAGAAGGACAAGCAAAAGCCATACTCACAATATTCAAATCAATGCACGAAGGCAAACCAACCAACGACATAATAGCATTAAAATACCTAGAAGCCCTTGAAAAAATCGCAGATGGCCAAGCAACAAAAATACTCTTACCAATCGAAACAGCAGGGATCCTAGGCTCAATAGCAGGAATATCAGAATTGTTCAAAGAAACCGAGAAAACCCATAGTACAGAAGAAAAGAATAAATAA
- a CDS encoding NfeD family protein, which yields MDYGSWIIIGAVCLIGEMLTTSFFLLWFGVGAFVAAALSYFGFNFTIQFITFLVVSTVLLGISRPFASKISKEPQRRAVADRLIGQTAIVIEDFEDYEGLVKFDGEKWRAKSHDKIKKGDKVTIKAIDGVKLIVEKKDSVR from the coding sequence ATGGATTATGGTAGTTGGATTATAATAGGGGCTGTGTGTCTTATTGGTGAAATGCTTACAACAAGCTTTTTTCTTTTATGGTTTGGTGTTGGTGCATTCGTTGCAGCGGCGCTCAGCTATTTTGGTTTCAACTTCACAATTCAATTCATAACATTCCTCGTAGTTTCCACAGTTTTGCTTGGTATATCAAGGCCATTTGCCTCCAAGATCTCAAAGGAACCTCAGAGAAGAGCCGTTGCTGACAGACTGATAGGACAAACAGCAATTGTTATAGAAGATTTTGAAGACTATGAGGGCCTTGTTAAATTCGATGGCGAGAAATGGCGCGCTAAATCCCATGATAAGATCAAAAAAGGTGATAAAGTCACCATAAAGGCCATAGATGGTGTTAAACTCATCGTAGAAAAAAAGGATAGTGTGAGGTGA
- a CDS encoding carboxymuconolactone decarboxylase family protein yields MKSYRRLEKFFGFVPEIFKVLEDEPQTLKVYYDKMENIISNDALPLVTKELIGVGAAAALGSEHCLKTHIKVAKRLGASKDEILLAILIRASMAESTALSKSLRTFKEEIL; encoded by the coding sequence ATGAAATCCTACAGAAGGCTCGAAAAATTCTTCGGCTTCGTACCGGAAATATTCAAAGTTCTAGAAGATGAACCACAAACCCTAAAAGTATACTATGATAAAATGGAGAATATAATATCCAATGATGCACTCCCACTAGTTACAAAGGAACTTATAGGAGTTGGGGCTGCAGCGGCCCTTGGCTCAGAACATTGCCTCAAAACACATATTAAAGTTGCAAAGCGCCTTGGAGCGTCCAAAGATGAAATATTATTAGCAATCCTTATAAGGGCTAGCATGGCCGAGTCAACAGCACTTTCAAAATCCTTGAGAACATTCAAAGAGGAAATATTATGA
- a CDS encoding ABC transporter permease, with protein sequence MKFIHLILKNPFRNKIRSTLAIIGIAIGIATIVALGIITEGLKESTQETLKAGGADFTIVESNVSDMFLSTIDEDYINKVNNVDGVKEAVGVLTSVQPIENTPYFVVIGIDPSKIALSQIKITVGRSIKKEDEIIIGKVASEKLNKTVGDKISIKGEDYKIVGIFESGNIQEDGGAFISLKKLQEIEDKENKVTMIYVKAEKNANIEKIRKQIEEKYGENLTTIASLEDLQSVDQGLKTVDAASWAISLLAVIIGGVGVVNTMIMSVFERTREIGVLKAVGWKNRRILMMILGESLILTLIAAIVGSVMGVAAIQILIHINMGGFIKPVYSLSIFLKAFIVAIFVGILGGFYPAYRATRLEATEALRYE encoded by the coding sequence ATGAAATTCATCCACCTAATATTGAAGAATCCCTTCAGGAACAAGATAAGGAGTACCCTGGCTATTATAGGGATAGCTATTGGGATTGCGACTATTGTCGCACTAGGTATAATAACAGAAGGACTTAAGGAGTCTACACAAGAAACTCTTAAAGCTGGTGGAGCGGATTTCACAATCGTGGAATCAAATGTATCAGACATGTTCCTAAGCACAATAGACGAGGACTACATCAACAAAGTGAATAATGTGGATGGTGTTAAAGAAGCTGTAGGAGTTTTAACATCAGTACAACCCATAGAGAATACCCCATATTTTGTAGTTATAGGAATAGACCCATCCAAGATAGCCTTAAGCCAGATAAAAATAACAGTAGGAAGAAGCATCAAAAAAGAGGACGAGATCATAATAGGGAAAGTAGCATCAGAGAAACTAAACAAGACAGTAGGGGATAAAATCAGCATAAAAGGGGAAGACTACAAAATAGTGGGCATATTCGAATCAGGGAACATACAAGAAGATGGTGGGGCTTTCATATCCCTCAAAAAACTCCAAGAGATAGAGGACAAAGAAAATAAAGTGACCATGATATATGTTAAAGCGGAAAAAAATGCGAACATTGAAAAAATTAGAAAACAAATAGAAGAGAAATATGGTGAAAATCTCACAACCATAGCATCACTCGAAGACTTGCAAAGCGTAGACCAGGGCCTTAAAACGGTTGACGCTGCAAGTTGGGCCATATCACTCCTAGCAGTGATCATAGGGGGTGTAGGTGTGGTTAACACGATGATAATGTCTGTTTTTGAACGTACAAGGGAGATTGGAGTCCTAAAGGCTGTTGGGTGGAAGAACAGGAGGATCCTCATGATGATATTGGGGGAGTCCCTAATCCTAACATTAATCGCAGCCATAGTAGGATCTGTGATGGGCGTGGCAGCCATACAGATACTCATCCACATTAACATGGGAGGATTCATAAAACCCGTTTACAGCTTAAGTATTTTCCTCAAAGCATTTATTGTCGCCATCTTTGTGGGTATACTTGGAGGATTCTACCCAGCATATAGGGCTACAAGACTAGAAGCCACAGAAGCCCTAAGATATGAATAA
- a CDS encoding ABC transporter ATP-binding protein — MIINIKNLKKTFDDGKIIALDGINLQVKKGEFISIMGPSGSGKSTLLNMIGALDRPDSGIIEVAGRNLMKEKDLSSFRAQEIGFIFQLHNLIPNLTVLENVEIPMFEGPYKDRMEERAMELLEYLGLSDKVNRLPSELSGGERQRVAIARALANDPTIILADEPTGSLDSKTEKKILKKLKELNRDHNVTIVLVTHDPRVASIASRIIKILDGKILGG; from the coding sequence ATGATAATCAATATAAAAAACCTTAAAAAAACTTTTGATGATGGTAAGATAATTGCACTTGATGGTATAAACCTACAAGTAAAGAAAGGAGAATTCATTTCCATCATGGGCCCTTCAGGTTCTGGTAAATCAACATTACTCAACATGATAGGGGCATTAGATCGGCCTGACTCAGGGATAATAGAAGTTGCCGGGCGAAATTTGATGAAAGAGAAGGATCTGAGCAGTTTCAGAGCCCAGGAGATAGGGTTTATTTTCCAATTACACAATCTCATACCTAATCTTACAGTGCTTGAAAATGTTGAAATACCAATGTTCGAGGGCCCTTACAAAGATAGGATGGAGGAAAGGGCCATGGAATTGCTCGAGTACCTCGGACTTTCTGACAAGGTCAATAGGCTCCCTTCGGAGCTTTCTGGGGGTGAAAGGCAGAGGGTGGCTATTGCAAGGGCTCTTGCTAATGATCCGACCATAATATTGGCTGATGAGCCTACAGGATCCCTTGATTCGAAAACAGAAAAGAAGATATTAAAGAAACTTAAAGAGTTAAATAGGGATCATAATGTCACTATAGTGTTGGTGACTCATGATCCTCGGGTTGCCTCAATAGCCTCCAGAATCATAAAAATACTGGATGGAAAAATATTGGGGGGATAA
- the afpA gene encoding archaeoflavoprotein AfpA translates to MTVKLNVAWCITGAGDKIIETYEVMKDIKDIYDGRVLIKVFISKAGDQVVKYYGLYQDLEANFDQKWVEISANSPFLAGQVQLGKYDFLLIAPCTSNSVAKISLRIADTLITNAAIMAQKAGVPVYIMPTDFEEGKTETRLPNGKVLTLEIRKEDVEHVKRLSRMENTHVFKDPEYIYKIFERLTGE, encoded by the coding sequence ATAACTGTGAAATTGAATGTTGCTTGGTGTATAACTGGTGCAGGGGATAAGATCATAGAAACTTATGAGGTTATGAAGGACATCAAGGATATTTATGATGGCAGGGTTTTGATTAAAGTTTTTATTTCCAAGGCTGGAGATCAGGTAGTTAAATATTATGGGCTCTATCAGGATCTTGAAGCAAATTTTGACCAGAAATGGGTTGAAATCAGTGCTAATTCACCATTCCTTGCTGGTCAAGTACAGTTAGGTAAATATGATTTTCTTCTTATAGCACCTTGTACTTCGAATAGTGTTGCCAAGATATCACTTAGGATAGCGGACACTCTCATCACAAATGCGGCTATAATGGCGCAAAAAGCTGGAGTGCCAGTATATATCATGCCAACAGATTTCGAAGAGGGTAAAACGGAGACTAGATTACCAAATGGGAAGGTATTAACGCTTGAAATAAGGAAAGAGGATGTTGAACACGTTAAAAGATTATCTAGGATGGAGAACACCCACGTATTCAAGGATCCTGAGTATATTTATAAGATATTTGAAAGGTTGACCGGTGAGTAA
- a CDS encoding CPBP family intramembrane metalloprotease, whose amino-acid sequence MKFLQLAREGKNNWWRYLLTIILTNPGISIGAIIGLVSIYILFDIISILSDLTGLHPPIGKFFQGFADLLSYNIVSAFLILFLFFCMVFIHRRDFKSVITAHERIKWYRILKGFVVWFSMLLVSLIFSLPDPNLKFTFDRATYPLLFIISLTIFFQAGFEEIFFRGYILQALNLSLKKPQLSIIISSIIFAIGHWGNQLTLVGNFNIFIDTFIFALIAAIITVLEDGVETAIGIHTANNMFCALVINDGTSSFYEPLPSLFTNFSTPPNPIEQLYYSILMNGILLIIIILPQKLNLIKKITLKIRGILWKK is encoded by the coding sequence CATTTTAACAAATCCTGGCATCTCAATAGGTGCAATCATAGGTCTAGTATCAATCTACATCCTATTTGATATCATTAGCATCCTATCAGATCTTACTGGTTTACATCCTCCAATAGGAAAATTCTTCCAAGGATTCGCGGATCTTCTCTCCTATAATATTGTAAGTGCATTCTTGATACTGTTCCTATTCTTCTGCATGGTATTCATCCATAGGAGAGATTTTAAGAGTGTTATAACAGCCCATGAACGCATAAAATGGTATAGGATCCTTAAAGGTTTTGTTGTATGGTTTTCAATGCTTTTAGTATCTCTCATTTTCAGTTTACCAGATCCTAACCTCAAATTCACATTTGATAGGGCAACTTATCCACTACTTTTTATTATAAGCTTAACTATCTTTTTCCAAGCTGGCTTTGAAGAAATTTTCTTCAGAGGATACATCCTACAAGCCTTAAACTTGTCTTTGAAGAAACCCCAACTATCCATTATAATATCCTCTATAATATTTGCCATTGGACACTGGGGAAACCAGCTAACACTCGTGGGTAATTTTAACATCTTCATTGACACATTCATCTTCGCCCTAATAGCGGCAATTATCACAGTATTAGAGGATGGTGTTGAAACAGCCATTGGCATCCACACCGCCAATAACATGTTCTGCGCACTCGTAATAAATGATGGAACATCATCATTCTATGAACCCCTACCATCACTTTTCACCAATTTCTCAACCCCACCCAACCCTATTGAACAACTCTACTATTCAATCCTAATGAACGGAATCCTACTCATAATAATAATACTACCACAAAAATTAAATCTCATAAAAAAGATAACCTTGAAAATAAGAGGGATATTATGGAAAAAGTAG